The following proteins are co-located in the Marinomonas profundi genome:
- a CDS encoding glycine--tRNA ligase — protein sequence MPAKTMDELVSLCKRRGFIFQGSEIYGGMQGAYDYGPLGIELKNNLKAAWWRSMVYERDDVEGLDAAIIQNKHVYKYSGHEDTFTDPMVDCHECKSRMRADHMKDIKVCDNCGSTNVTAPRDFNLMFKTNVGPMVNEESYTYLRPETAQGIFTNFKNVVDSTSRTLPFGIAQIGKSFRNEITPRNFIFRVREFEQMELEFFCKPGEDEKWHDFWVNARKQWWLDQGLAEENIQFEYVTGDDLAHYSKSTVDILYKFPHGFEELEGVANRTDYDLGSHTKAQDEFGLSAKVKKNEHSTAKLAIRDLEENKWEVPFCIEPSAGLDRGLLAVMTEAYTEEELPNGTSRTVLKFKPHLAPIKVAIMPLKKNKPEIVALAKELKNKLQKLGLGRILYENTGNVGKGYRRHDEVGTPICVTVDFDSIEKEGAPVTVRDRDTMEQIVVNAADLPAYVINYFINQN from the coding sequence ATGCCAGCTAAAACAATGGATGAACTCGTCTCCCTATGTAAACGTCGCGGATTTATTTTCCAAGGCAGTGAAATCTACGGTGGTATGCAAGGTGCTTACGATTACGGTCCGCTAGGTATTGAATTAAAAAACAACCTAAAAGCCGCTTGGTGGCGTTCAATGGTGTATGAGCGTGATGACGTTGAAGGCCTAGACGCCGCGATTATTCAAAATAAACATGTCTACAAATACTCGGGTCACGAAGATACCTTCACCGATCCCATGGTTGATTGTCACGAATGTAAATCTCGTATGCGTGCTGACCACATGAAAGACATTAAAGTCTGTGACAACTGTGGTTCGACCAATGTGACTGCACCACGTGATTTTAACTTGATGTTCAAAACCAATGTTGGCCCAATGGTGAACGAAGAGTCTTACACTTACCTTCGTCCCGAAACCGCACAAGGTATCTTTACTAACTTCAAAAACGTAGTAGATTCAACTTCTCGTACCTTGCCATTTGGTATTGCGCAGATTGGTAAATCTTTCCGTAATGAAATCACCCCGCGTAACTTCATCTTCCGGGTTCGTGAATTCGAACAAATGGAATTGGAATTTTTCTGTAAGCCGGGTGAAGATGAAAAATGGCATGACTTCTGGGTTAACGCTCGTAAACAGTGGTGGTTGGATCAAGGCCTAGCGGAAGAAAATATTCAGTTTGAATACGTGACTGGCGATGATCTTGCGCATTATTCTAAATCGACTGTGGATATTTTGTACAAGTTTCCACATGGTTTTGAAGAGTTAGAAGGGGTTGCCAACCGTACTGACTACGATCTAGGGTCTCACACCAAAGCACAAGACGAATTCGGCCTTTCTGCTAAAGTGAAAAAGAATGAACATTCTACGGCTAAGTTAGCGATTCGTGATCTTGAAGAAAACAAATGGGAAGTGCCTTTCTGTATCGAACCATCTGCCGGCCTAGATCGCGGTTTATTGGCGGTGATGACTGAAGCTTATACGGAAGAAGAGCTACCAAACGGCACGTCTCGTACCGTACTGAAATTTAAACCGCATCTAGCGCCGATTAAAGTCGCTATTATGCCGCTTAAAAAGAACAAGCCGGAAATCGTCGCTCTTGCTAAAGAATTGAAGAACAAGCTGCAGAAACTGGGTCTTGGTCGTATTCTGTATGAAAACACGGGTAACGTCGGTAAAGGCTACCGTCGTCATGACGAAGTCGGTACGCCAATCTGTGTGACGGTTGACTTTGACTCGATCGAAAAAGAAGGCGCACCTGTGACGGTTCGTGATCGCGATACCATGGAGCAAATCGTGGTCAACGCAGCGGACTTACCCGCGTACGTGATTAATTACTTTATCAATCAAAACTAA
- a CDS encoding choline ABC transporter substrate-binding protein — protein sequence MLNKAKKTAIAVSIASVSGLTMAAECSTVRFSDVGWTDITATTAVVSEISEGLGYATKTQLLSVPVTYTSLANNDIDIFLGNWMPTMQADIEPYLKAGTVEDLGPNLVGAKYTLAVSKSAYDQGVKTFTDIAKHRREFSGRIYGIEPGNDGNRIIQDMIDSNAFDLGDFQLVESSEAGMLSQVSRNARRDKWIAFLGWAPHPMNANFEMEYLSGGDDYFGPNYGGANVHTNVRQGYLQECPNVGKLLTNLTFSLPMENEIMGAILDDGKKPNIAAKEWLKANPGVLDAWLEGVTTTSGDNGLNAVKSHLGL from the coding sequence ATGTTAAATAAGGCAAAGAAGACCGCGATCGCTGTCAGTATCGCCAGCGTTTCTGGATTAACCATGGCGGCAGAATGTTCCACGGTGCGTTTTTCGGATGTGGGTTGGACTGACATCACAGCGACCACAGCGGTCGTCAGTGAAATCAGCGAAGGCCTAGGTTATGCAACCAAAACGCAATTACTATCTGTTCCCGTTACCTACACGTCATTGGCAAATAACGACATCGATATTTTTCTCGGTAATTGGATGCCGACAATGCAAGCCGATATCGAACCTTACCTAAAAGCAGGCACAGTAGAAGACCTAGGCCCTAACCTAGTCGGCGCAAAATACACCTTGGCGGTGAGCAAATCCGCCTATGACCAAGGCGTTAAAACCTTTACCGACATTGCCAAGCACCGTCGCGAGTTTTCTGGCCGTATCTACGGTATTGAGCCGGGCAATGATGGCAATCGCATTATCCAAGACATGATTGATTCAAACGCCTTCGATCTAGGCGATTTCCAGTTGGTTGAATCCAGTGAAGCGGGCATGCTTTCCCAAGTTAGCCGTAATGCGCGTCGCGATAAGTGGATTGCCTTCCTTGGTTGGGCACCCCACCCAATGAACGCCAACTTTGAGATGGAATACTTATCAGGCGGCGACGACTACTTTGGACCCAATTACGGTGGCGCCAATGTGCATACCAACGTGCGTCAAGGCTATCTACAAGAATGCCCTAATGTCGGCAAGCTCCTGACCAACCTTACCTTCTCTTTGCCAATGGAAAACGAAATCATGGGCGCCATTTTAGACGATGGCAAAAAGCCCAATATCGCCGCGAAAGAATGGCTTAAAGCGAACCCAGGTGTTCTCGATGCTTGGTTAGAAGGCGTCACCACAACCTCCGGTGATAATGGCCTTAACGCAGTGAAGTCCCATCTAGGCCTGTAA
- a CDS encoding LysR family transcriptional regulator, with protein MYDLNEVKTFVSVMETGSLKISAQKLGVSKSTLSRRISHLESALNQPLLRRQANRLIANEAGIKFLPFAERMLKTATEGQKAVEELKEEVSGELTLYVHDTLVRGWFSGLMFSFLDLYPSINMEVKTGNGFPQALVENDVSIWVGEPKESALRTEKIGSLSNSVYASPGYLEKVGPLHHPSELNRCAWVDLLKNEKEEVHLHHPHEGSMSFRLPQSRLVVDQHTLQSDAVVRDKGIGILSNFLVDKRLEHHPGCLVKCLDEWQAEPLAVYLQYPFGHLPKKLRALIDYLKAEGQQFY; from the coding sequence ATGTACGATCTGAATGAAGTGAAGACCTTTGTGTCCGTTATGGAAACGGGCAGTTTAAAGATCAGCGCGCAAAAATTAGGGGTTTCTAAGTCCACCTTAAGTCGTCGTATTAGTCATTTGGAGAGTGCGTTAAATCAGCCTTTGCTGCGTCGTCAGGCAAATCGACTGATCGCCAATGAGGCTGGTATTAAGTTTTTACCCTTCGCCGAACGCATGTTAAAAACGGCAACAGAAGGGCAAAAGGCAGTTGAAGAGCTCAAAGAGGAAGTCTCTGGAGAGTTGACCCTGTATGTTCATGACACCTTGGTGAGAGGCTGGTTTTCAGGGTTGATGTTTTCGTTTTTAGATTTATATCCCAGTATTAATATGGAGGTAAAAACGGGCAATGGCTTTCCCCAAGCACTGGTTGAGAATGATGTCAGTATTTGGGTTGGAGAGCCGAAAGAGAGTGCTTTGCGAACCGAAAAAATTGGCAGTTTGTCGAATAGCGTGTACGCCAGTCCCGGCTATTTAGAGAAAGTTGGCCCGCTACATCATCCTAGTGAATTAAATCGCTGTGCCTGGGTTGATTTGCTCAAAAACGAAAAAGAAGAGGTGCATTTGCACCATCCACATGAAGGCAGTATGTCGTTTCGTTTGCCGCAATCTAGGTTGGTGGTTGACCAACATACCTTGCAGTCAGACGCGGTGGTAAGAGATAAAGGCATTGGTATATTGTCTAACTTTTTAGTGGATAAGCGACTAGAACACCATCCAGGTTGTTTGGTGAAATGCTTAGACGAGTGGCAAGCGGAGCCTTTGGCGGTGTATTTGCAGTACCCTTTTGGGCATTTACCTAAAAAGCTGAGGGCGCTGATTGATTATCTCAAAGCGGAAGGGCAGCAATTTTACTGA
- a CDS encoding DUF3429 domain-containing protein translates to MSQSTLYGTAGITLFATYAAITLSFISGIIWGKVLEQEQCNNGKKLLLACNMVLLVAWITLLINAPELSIALLLLGFISIFWVEARWLKPSNNNKPSNDNKSYYLSMHFGLTSLVCSMHLLVLYPHY, encoded by the coding sequence TTGTCTCAAAGCACACTTTACGGCACCGCAGGCATCACGCTTTTTGCCACTTATGCGGCCATTACCCTTAGTTTCATTAGTGGCATTATCTGGGGGAAAGTCTTAGAGCAAGAACAATGCAACAACGGCAAAAAGCTGCTATTGGCCTGTAATATGGTATTGCTCGTGGCGTGGATTACGCTTCTGATTAATGCTCCAGAATTATCTATCGCACTGTTATTGCTTGGTTTTATCAGTATTTTTTGGGTTGAAGCGCGCTGGCTAAAACCCTCAAATAACAATAAACCCTCAAACGACAATAAATCCTACTATTTGTCCATGCATTTCGGCTTAACATCACTTGTTTGCAGCATGCATCTTTTGGTTTTGTACCCACACTACTAA
- the choV gene encoding choline ABC transporter ATP-binding protein: MTVVKIENVDIVFGDNKAETLPLMDKGHTRDQIIGMTGDVVGVQNANIEVNEGEICVLMGLSGSGKSTLLRAVNGLNKIARGRCLVRDGDAMVDMAKCDDTKLRHMRTRRVSMVFQSFALMPWLTVLENVAFGLEMQGMPKIERLKKAREQLKMVSLDKWADKKPDELSGGMRQRVGLARAFAMDTDVLLMDEPFSALDPLIRSQLQDELIELQKRLNKTIIFVSHDLDEALKIGSKIAIMESARIIQEDTPEQIVLNPATEYVERFVAHTNPLNVLCGDSLMTPLAQLAIKDHRIAVSDDISMSLKNGKLASVQGPKGDIPTARWTPETLLATVPENTVFIVPANIGMRDAVELRYHSNMFLVLEDKDQCIGILNDHNFYHALLGKHFGREDTAA, encoded by the coding sequence ATGACTGTTGTAAAAATTGAAAACGTCGATATCGTCTTTGGTGACAATAAAGCCGAAACCCTTCCACTTATGGACAAAGGTCATACGAGAGATCAAATTATCGGTATGACAGGCGATGTGGTGGGCGTGCAAAATGCCAATATAGAAGTTAACGAAGGGGAAATTTGTGTCCTCATGGGCTTGTCTGGATCAGGCAAATCGACGTTATTACGTGCGGTTAACGGCTTAAATAAAATCGCTCGTGGCCGCTGCCTAGTACGAGACGGCGACGCCATGGTCGACATGGCAAAATGCGATGACACCAAGCTCCGCCATATGCGCACACGCCGCGTTTCCATGGTATTTCAAAGCTTTGCCTTAATGCCTTGGCTCACCGTACTGGAAAACGTCGCCTTCGGCTTAGAAATGCAAGGCATGCCCAAAATCGAACGTCTTAAAAAAGCCCGCGAGCAACTTAAAATGGTCAGCCTAGACAAATGGGCCGACAAAAAACCAGACGAACTGTCAGGTGGTATGCGTCAGCGCGTAGGCTTAGCAAGAGCCTTTGCCATGGACACCGACGTATTGTTAATGGATGAGCCCTTTTCAGCGCTGGATCCGTTAATTCGCTCCCAGCTGCAAGACGAATTGATCGAGCTGCAAAAACGCCTCAACAAAACCATCATTTTTGTAAGCCATGACCTAGACGAGGCGCTCAAGATTGGCAGCAAAATCGCCATCATGGAATCCGCTAGAATCATTCAGGAAGACACACCAGAGCAAATCGTGCTCAACCCAGCCACTGAGTATGTAGAACGCTTTGTGGCGCACACCAACCCGCTAAACGTGCTGTGTGGCGATTCCTTAATGACGCCGCTGGCTCAACTGGCCATCAAAGACCACCGCATTGCCGTCAGTGACGATATTTCGATGAGCCTTAAAAATGGCAAGCTGGCTTCCGTTCAAGGGCCAAAAGGCGATATCCCAACCGCTCGCTGGACGCCGGAAACGCTACTCGCCACCGTGCCTGAAAACACCGTTTTCATCGTCCCAGCCAACATCGGTATGCGCGATGCCGTAGAGCTGCGTTATCACTCGAATATGTTCCTAGTATTAGAAGACAAAGACCAATGCATCGGCATATTGAACGACCATAATTTTTACCACGCCCTGCTGGGTAAACACTTTGGACGCGAAGACACCGCGGCATGA
- a CDS encoding GntR family transcriptional regulator, producing the protein MNNLISIKSATLSQDIAQQLSNAIVQGHIPQGSKISEPELAKQYGVSRGPLREAIVKLEGLGLVTRTANVGARVIQLNTQDMLDTFSMREALEGMAARLAATTMPADEIQSLYVLLDKHQAHLDANQDEHYVQQGGNDDFHLRIIHASGNAKLIRLLTEELYAVIRMYRRHTADQRSDPRQALREHKAILDAIANHEGDLAELLMRRHISRASKLLEQAMHQTASAASR; encoded by the coding sequence ATGAATAACCTTATTTCGATCAAGTCAGCCACCCTGTCGCAAGACATCGCTCAGCAACTCAGCAATGCCATTGTGCAGGGTCATATCCCCCAAGGCAGTAAGATTTCTGAGCCAGAACTCGCCAAGCAATATGGCGTGTCTCGTGGGCCACTAAGGGAAGCCATTGTTAAGTTAGAAGGGCTTGGTCTGGTCACGCGCACCGCCAATGTAGGCGCGCGCGTTATTCAACTCAACACGCAAGACATGCTCGACACCTTCTCCATGCGCGAGGCCTTAGAAGGCATGGCGGCACGACTCGCTGCGACGACTATGCCAGCAGATGAAATTCAAAGTCTGTACGTATTACTCGACAAGCATCAAGCGCATTTAGACGCCAATCAAGACGAACATTACGTGCAACAAGGCGGCAATGACGATTTTCACTTGCGCATCATTCATGCCAGCGGCAACGCCAAGTTAATTCGTTTATTAACCGAAGAATTATACGCGGTGATTCGCATGTATCGACGCCACACCGCCGATCAACGCAGCGATCCACGCCAAGCATTACGCGAGCACAAGGCCATTTTGGATGCGATTGCCAATCACGAAGGCGATCTCGCCGAGTTGCTGATGCGCCGTCATATTAGCCGCGCCAGTAAGTTACTGGAGCAAGCCATGCACCAAACAGCCTCCGCCGCCTCACGTTAG
- the betI gene encoding transcriptional regulator BetI: protein MPKVGMPEIRKPQLIEAAIKAIDKYGFAGATVSLIAKKAGVSPAIINHYFGGKDGLYEATMRSLIREFFEVLSKEVTKTKNKSAKSKVMAIVTASFSQSQTHPQVVKTWMGFWASAMHTPSLYRLQNVYSKRLQSALVCVLKEEFEREKARRIALTVAALIDGMWLRGSLAGGIDKQESAEQIQAYLELVFQDLVFSGLSVSKLNASESDLNT, encoded by the coding sequence ATGCCAAAAGTCGGAATGCCTGAAATACGCAAACCTCAGCTCATAGAGGCAGCCATAAAAGCCATAGACAAATACGGTTTTGCGGGAGCAACCGTCAGTCTTATTGCGAAAAAAGCCGGGGTTTCCCCTGCCATCATCAACCACTATTTTGGTGGCAAAGATGGACTATACGAAGCCACCATGCGCAGCCTGATTCGTGAATTTTTTGAAGTATTAAGCAAAGAAGTCACAAAAACGAAAAACAAATCCGCTAAAAGTAAAGTCATGGCGATTGTTACCGCCAGTTTTAGTCAGTCTCAAACACACCCCCAAGTGGTTAAAACCTGGATGGGATTTTGGGCATCAGCCATGCACACACCGTCCTTGTATCGATTACAAAATGTCTACTCGAAGCGCCTACAGTCCGCGCTAGTGTGTGTATTGAAAGAAGAATTTGAGAGAGAAAAAGCTCGCCGTATAGCCCTCACCGTCGCCGCGCTTATTGACGGTATGTGGCTAAGAGGCTCGTTAGCAGGCGGCATCGACAAACAAGAGTCAGCCGAACAAATACAGGCTTACTTAGAGCTGGTGTTTCAGGACTTAGTCTTTTCAGGGCTTAGCGTTTCAAAGCTTAATGCTTCAGAGTCGGACCTAAACACATAG
- a CDS encoding DUF5062 family protein: protein MKKIKNEAALSKKAIQVGENYALKRGYAGFSSTMSANEKTEAIYRLLVLDKLVVALPADKEDLPSMKHKLALWIQKLLPKDDPLLK from the coding sequence ATGAAAAAAATTAAAAATGAAGCGGCGTTAAGTAAAAAAGCCATTCAGGTTGGCGAGAATTATGCTCTGAAACGTGGCTACGCGGGCTTTTCTTCGACCATGTCGGCCAATGAGAAAACTGAGGCGATTTATCGTTTATTAGTGCTTGATAAGCTGGTAGTGGCCTTGCCCGCAGACAAAGAAGATTTGCCTAGCATGAAGCACAAGTTGGCGTTGTGGATTCAGAAGCTGTTACCGAAAGATGACCCTTTACTCAAATAG
- the choW gene encoding choline ABC transporter permease subunit, with protein sequence MNWLTDNKIPLGAWMESFVDWLVSAASVFFDFISITLETIIYTLVDSILWAHPLAVIGVILIGVWFLHRNIGLLIFIAASFLLIINMGYWVETIQTLVLVVTATTISVLIGVPIGIAAAHRPWLYTILRPILDLMQTIPTFVYLIPTLILFGLGYVPGLISTIIFAIAAPIRLTYLGVSKVPSELIEAGLAFGCTKSKLLYKVELPAAMPNIMAGITQCIMLSLSMVVVAALVGADGLGKPVIRALNTVNISQGFEAGVAIVLVAIMLDRICKSPAMKNEG encoded by the coding sequence ATGAATTGGCTGACGGATAATAAAATTCCTCTTGGCGCTTGGATGGAAAGCTTTGTCGATTGGCTAGTTTCTGCCGCTTCCGTATTCTTTGACTTTATCTCTATCACGCTCGAGACCATCATTTATACCCTAGTAGACTCCATTTTATGGGCTCACCCACTGGCGGTTATTGGCGTCATTTTAATCGGCGTATGGTTTCTGCATCGTAATATTGGTTTGCTAATATTCATTGCCGCGTCTTTTTTACTCATCATTAATATGGGCTATTGGGTAGAAACCATCCAAACCCTTGTACTGGTGGTAACAGCAACGACGATCAGTGTCTTAATAGGCGTACCGATTGGTATCGCCGCAGCACACCGTCCTTGGTTATACACAATACTGCGCCCGATTCTCGATTTAATGCAGACGATCCCCACCTTCGTTTACCTTATTCCAACGCTTATTCTGTTCGGCCTAGGGTATGTTCCTGGCTTGATTTCAACCATTATCTTCGCCATCGCCGCCCCGATCCGCTTAACTTACTTAGGCGTCAGCAAAGTCCCTAGCGAGCTGATCGAAGCCGGTTTAGCGTTTGGCTGCACAAAATCCAAACTACTTTACAAAGTCGAGTTGCCAGCGGCCATGCCGAACATCATGGCAGGCATCACGCAATGTATCATGCTGTCGCTTTCTATGGTGGTGGTGGCCGCACTCGTTGGTGCAGACGGCCTTGGAAAACCCGTTATCAGAGCATTGAACACAGTGAATATTTCCCAAGGTTTTGAAGCCGGTGTCGCCATTGTATTGGTTGCCATCATGCTAGACCGTATTTGTAAATCACCAGCAATGAAAAACGAGGGGTAA
- a CDS encoding ligand-gated channel protein has product MTPSARHYKLTALAAIISAATHSATLLAEENTVDLDQLVVSASGHEQQITDAPASITVITQQNLEKKAYRDVTDALKDVPGVMVTGGGSTEEITMRGMSGKYTLILVDGKRQGSRETRPNSDGPGIEQGWTPPLSAIERIEVIRGPMSSLYGSDALGGVINIITKKVQDEWGGELSLGTTLQENTDSGNSQQADLMVSGPLVKDKLGLQLYGQISQRDEDKIVDGYADQEIKNATAKLSWALSEGQSLVFEAGKEAQNRTRHIGKSVATGPKASDSDTDYDREHYAITHTAEANGNHIETYVTHEEIDNPDRDMNYQNTVLNNRTALLFDDHVLTVGGQYDYQKLKDEGNKVSDGINELTRWNAALFVEDEYFVTDNLSVTGGLRYNEDENYGSNVSPRLYSNWSFTPDWTLKGGISTGYRSPDLRQGTDGWGQATGGGDAVILGNSDLKPEESTSHEIGLYWDNQQSTQISATIFHTNYKDKITETRLCDASCTYQGETYRFISERTNVDRVEMQGVELTLSHELTAALSVAANYTYTESEQKTGDFAGEPLNRLPKHMANATLNWDVTPKFTSWTRINYRGESSEGLSRTSMVEALPSYTFVDTGISYNINSALSVYAGVYNLLDKKVDTETYEKVLDGRRYNAKVKMTF; this is encoded by the coding sequence ATGACCCCTTCAGCTCGCCATTATAAACTTACCGCGTTAGCCGCTATCATTAGCGCCGCAACACATTCTGCAACGCTACTGGCAGAAGAAAACACCGTCGACTTAGACCAGCTTGTTGTTTCTGCTTCTGGCCATGAACAGCAAATCACTGATGCTCCCGCTTCTATAACCGTGATTACTCAACAAAACCTTGAAAAGAAAGCCTACCGAGACGTTACCGACGCATTGAAAGATGTTCCTGGCGTTATGGTAACTGGCGGTGGTTCAACAGAAGAAATCACTATGCGTGGTATGAGTGGCAAATATACACTGATACTGGTTGATGGAAAACGTCAAGGCTCTCGTGAAACACGTCCTAACAGCGATGGCCCTGGTATTGAACAAGGCTGGACGCCTCCCCTTTCTGCTATAGAACGCATCGAAGTGATTCGTGGTCCAATGTCTTCACTGTATGGCTCTGATGCGCTTGGTGGTGTCATCAACATCATCACTAAAAAAGTACAGGACGAATGGGGTGGAGAATTATCGTTGGGCACAACACTCCAAGAAAATACCGACTCCGGCAACAGCCAACAAGCCGATCTAATGGTGAGCGGGCCTTTGGTAAAAGACAAACTTGGCCTACAACTTTATGGACAAATTTCACAGCGTGATGAAGACAAAATTGTTGATGGATACGCTGACCAAGAAATCAAAAACGCCACCGCAAAATTATCTTGGGCGCTTTCAGAAGGTCAAAGTTTAGTATTCGAAGCCGGTAAAGAAGCACAAAATAGAACAAGGCATATAGGGAAATCCGTTGCAACTGGCCCAAAAGCATCCGATAGCGATACTGACTATGACCGTGAGCATTATGCCATTACCCATACCGCCGAGGCTAACGGCAACCACATTGAAACCTATGTTACACACGAAGAAATAGACAACCCTGATCGTGATATGAATTATCAAAACACCGTCCTCAATAACAGAACGGCACTATTATTTGATGATCATGTATTAACCGTAGGTGGGCAATATGATTATCAAAAATTAAAAGACGAAGGTAACAAAGTTTCAGATGGAATTAATGAATTAACCCGCTGGAACGCCGCCTTATTTGTAGAAGATGAATATTTTGTCACCGACAACCTTTCAGTAACAGGCGGCTTGCGTTACAACGAAGATGAAAACTATGGCTCCAATGTATCTCCACGCCTCTACAGTAATTGGTCTTTTACGCCAGACTGGACGTTAAAAGGCGGTATCAGTACAGGCTATCGTTCACCTGATCTTCGTCAAGGTACGGATGGCTGGGGACAAGCAACGGGGGGAGGAGATGCGGTAATTTTAGGTAACTCTGATTTAAAGCCCGAAGAAAGTACCAGTCACGAAATTGGCCTTTACTGGGATAATCAACAAAGTACACAAATCAGCGCAACTATCTTCCATACAAACTATAAAGATAAAATCACTGAAACAAGACTTTGCGATGCTTCTTGCACTTATCAGGGTGAAACTTACCGTTTCATTAGCGAACGCACCAACGTAGATCGTGTGGAAATGCAAGGGGTTGAACTGACCTTATCTCATGAGCTCACCGCAGCCCTCTCAGTGGCAGCAAACTACACTTACACTGAATCAGAGCAAAAAACAGGTGATTTTGCTGGTGAGCCGTTAAATCGTCTACCAAAGCATATGGCTAATGCAACACTAAACTGGGATGTGACGCCTAAGTTTACGTCTTGGACTCGTATTAACTACCGTGGAGAATCCAGTGAGGGGTTGAGCCGAACCTCTATGGTAGAAGCCCTGCCATCTTATACCTTTGTTGATACAGGCATAAGCTATAACATAAATAGTGCTCTTTCTGTTTATGCCGGTGTGTATAACTTGCTAGATAAAAAAGTAGATACAGAAACCTACGAAAAAGTATTAGATGGTCGCCGCTACAACGCTAAAGTAAAAATGACCTTCTAA
- the prpB gene encoding methylisocitrate lyase, translating to MTILSAGARFRHAVATQSPLQVVGAVNAYCAMMAEQTGHHAIYLSGGGVANASYGLPDLGMTDLHDVLEDVRRITSASNLPLLVDIDTGFGGAFNIARTIQQMEKAGAAAVHIEDQVQQKRCGHRPNKAIVSQNEMVDRVKACVDARVDDNFVIMARTDALAVEGMESAIERAIACVEAGADMIFPEAMITLEQYQEFVAAVKIPVLANITEFGATPLFSKEELASAGVDLVLYPLSAFRAMNKAALNVYQHLLNDGHQRNVVDSMQTRNELYEFLNYHEYEDKLDALFSKK from the coding sequence ATGACAATACTTTCAGCAGGCGCCCGTTTTAGACACGCCGTCGCCACCCAATCGCCATTACAAGTGGTCGGCGCCGTAAACGCCTATTGCGCCATGATGGCAGAACAAACAGGGCATCATGCCATTTACCTATCTGGCGGCGGTGTCGCTAACGCCTCCTATGGTTTGCCAGACCTTGGCATGACGGATTTGCACGATGTCTTAGAAGACGTGCGACGCATCACTTCTGCGTCGAATTTGCCATTACTGGTCGATATCGACACTGGCTTTGGTGGTGCTTTTAATATCGCCAGAACTATCCAACAGATGGAAAAAGCCGGTGCCGCGGCGGTGCATATTGAAGACCAAGTCCAGCAAAAGCGCTGTGGTCATCGCCCCAATAAAGCCATTGTTAGCCAAAACGAAATGGTCGATCGTGTCAAAGCCTGCGTAGACGCTCGTGTCGATGACAACTTTGTCATCATGGCGCGCACCGATGCCTTAGCGGTAGAAGGTATGGAATCCGCCATCGAACGCGCCATTGCTTGTGTTGAAGCCGGCGCCGATATGATCTTCCCCGAAGCCATGATCACCTTGGAGCAATACCAAGAATTTGTCGCCGCAGTAAAGATTCCCGTATTGGCAAACATCACTGAATTTGGTGCCACGCCATTATTTAGTAAAGAAGAGTTGGCCAGCGCTGGCGTGGACTTAGTGCTCTATCCATTAAGTGCGTTTCGCGCCATGAACAAAGCGGCACTAAACGTCTATCAGCATTTATTAAACGACGGCCACCAGCGCAATGTGGTCGACAGTATGCAAACCCGTAATGAGCTTTACGAATTTCTCAACTACCATGAATACGAAGACAAATTAGATGCGCTCTTCTCTAAAAAATAA